Proteins encoded together in one Acetobacteroides hydrogenigenes window:
- a CDS encoding aminotransferase-like domain-containing protein → MVNELESFFSHNIKGMKRSAIREILKLTQRPEIISFAGGLPDPTLFPTTELAEVTAEVLKNEGTLALQYGTTEGDPLLRKLLVERYQKQGVNIQEKNLIITTASQQGLDLSAKIFINPNDTVICGLPSYLGALSAFVSYGANIEGVSLDEHGMRSDLLEAKILELREKGIHPKFIYTIPDFQNPTGISMPEWRRIEIIAIAEKYNIIILEDAPYREVRFAGIPQKTMLELDRSGRVIQLGTFSKVFVPGFRIGWVVANEEIIDKFVVAKQATDLCTPAFVQRISARFIEKGYLDKNIAVVTSAYKQKQEHFIKCLQEYMPKDVTWTTPDGGLFLFLTLPEYIDASEFFQTAIEQKVAFVPGTSFYCNGEGKNTMRLNFSFMNLEKNEEGIKRLAKAIALEITAKKTTPTF, encoded by the coding sequence ATGGTAAACGAACTGGAAAGCTTCTTTTCTCACAATATTAAAGGAATGAAGCGTTCGGCGATAAGGGAAATTCTCAAGTTAACCCAACGCCCCGAAATCATATCTTTTGCGGGAGGGCTCCCCGATCCAACTCTATTCCCTACAACAGAGTTGGCAGAAGTAACTGCTGAAGTACTAAAAAATGAAGGTACCCTTGCCCTACAGTACGGCACAACCGAGGGCGACCCGCTCCTTCGTAAGCTACTCGTTGAGCGCTACCAAAAGCAAGGTGTCAACATTCAAGAGAAGAACTTAATTATTACAACGGCTTCTCAACAAGGGCTTGATCTCTCCGCAAAAATCTTCATCAACCCTAACGACACCGTAATTTGCGGGCTACCTTCGTACCTTGGAGCTTTAAGCGCCTTCGTTTCTTATGGAGCCAACATCGAAGGTGTTTCCCTCGACGAACATGGGATGCGCAGCGATTTGTTGGAAGCAAAAATATTGGAGTTGAGAGAAAAGGGAATCCATCCAAAGTTTATCTACACCATTCCCGATTTCCAAAACCCAACCGGCATTTCTATGCCCGAATGGCGTAGAATAGAAATTATTGCCATTGCCGAAAAGTACAACATCATTATTTTGGAAGACGCCCCCTACCGCGAGGTTCGATTTGCAGGCATTCCTCAAAAAACAATGCTGGAGCTTGATCGTTCAGGAAGAGTAATCCAACTAGGAACATTCTCGAAGGTATTCGTTCCTGGATTCCGTATTGGCTGGGTTGTCGCAAACGAAGAAATCATAGACAAGTTTGTAGTTGCCAAGCAAGCAACCGACCTCTGTACACCAGCCTTTGTTCAACGAATATCCGCCCGATTTATCGAGAAAGGATATCTAGACAAGAACATTGCTGTAGTTACCAGTGCTTACAAGCAAAAGCAAGAGCATTTCATCAAATGCCTACAGGAATATATGCCCAAGGATGTTACATGGACAACCCCTGACGGAGGGCTTTTCCTATTCCTAACCCTGCCCGAATACATCGATGCCTCCGAATTCTTCCAAACAGCCATAGAGCAAAAGGTAGCCTTCGTCCCGGGCACATCTTTCTACTGCAATGGAGAAGGGAAAAACACCATGCGCCTTAACTTCTCGTTTATGAACCTTGAAAAGAACGAAGAAGGAATCAAGCGACTAGCCAAGGCAATTGCCTTAGAAATAACAGCAAAAAAGACCACCCCGACTTTCTAA
- a CDS encoding tetratricopeptide repeat protein: MKQLLATISFFIFVAIAAFGQQPTDIKAMLEIGNKQLNAKQYTDALKSFSGILSTSPANEDALSGVVVAYTHLDRLKEVQALVDNAIKTDPKNPNLLVISGKVCGLRYQYDLAIKEFEKALPLASDSLKSAIYSNISSMRNQLDDLENAKADARKAISLNDKNESAYINLGYAQYQLREYSDALDSYSMAITINSSNPESYFSRGMAYLKAKDKRNGCADFQRACKLGNRNGCIQYGVECAK, encoded by the coding sequence ATGAAACAGCTCCTAGCTACAATTTCGTTTTTCATATTCGTAGCAATAGCCGCATTTGGCCAACAGCCTACGGATATAAAAGCAATGCTAGAAATTGGGAATAAACAGCTAAACGCTAAGCAGTACACCGATGCGCTAAAATCCTTTTCGGGAATTCTTTCAACATCCCCAGCAAACGAAGATGCGCTTTCGGGAGTTGTTGTTGCCTATACACATCTCGACAGGCTTAAAGAAGTACAGGCTTTAGTTGACAATGCAATCAAGACAGATCCCAAAAATCCGAACCTGCTAGTCATAAGTGGCAAAGTGTGCGGATTACGATACCAATACGACTTGGCCATTAAAGAATTCGAAAAAGCGCTACCTCTGGCCTCCGATTCATTAAAATCGGCAATTTATAGCAACATCTCTTCGATGAGAAACCAACTTGACGATTTAGAGAATGCTAAAGCAGATGCACGAAAAGCGATCTCGCTAAACGATAAGAATGAAAGCGCCTATATAAACCTAGGCTATGCCCAATACCAGCTCAGGGAATACAGCGATGCCCTTGATAGCTACTCAATGGCAATTACCATAAACTCATCTAATCCGGAATCATACTTCAGTCGAGGAATGGCCTACCTTAAGGCAAAAGACAAGCGTAATGGATGCGCCGATTTTCAGCGAGCCTGCAAGTTGGGCAACAGAAATGGTTGCATACAGTATGGAGTAGAATGTGCTAAGTAG
- the recR gene encoding recombination mediator RecR — translation MNSQEYPSRLLENAINELAKLPGIGKKTALRLVLHMIKWSNEEVEQFGTSFITLKNEVKRCKVCHNISDNETCDICSNTSRDNGIICVVENIRDVMSIEHTHQFNGLYHVLGGLISPMDGIGPADLTISSLIERIGSGEIKEVILALSTNMEGETTNFYIYRKIKDFPISISTIARGVGFGDELEYTDEITLGRSIKNRMPFEKTFGDNH, via the coding sequence ATGAATAGCCAAGAATACCCTTCTAGACTACTAGAAAACGCAATAAACGAGCTAGCCAAGCTGCCCGGCATCGGCAAAAAGACGGCCCTACGCCTGGTGCTTCACATGATTAAATGGTCGAACGAGGAGGTCGAGCAATTCGGAACCTCCTTTATCACCCTAAAGAACGAGGTAAAAAGGTGCAAGGTATGCCACAACATTTCGGATAACGAAACCTGCGACATTTGCTCGAATACATCGAGAGACAACGGAATAATCTGCGTCGTTGAGAACATTCGCGATGTGATGTCGATCGAGCACACGCATCAGTTCAACGGGCTATACCATGTTCTTGGAGGGCTTATTTCGCCAATGGATGGCATTGGTCCTGCCGATTTAACCATCTCCAGCCTAATTGAGCGCATTGGCTCAGGCGAAATCAAGGAGGTCATACTCGCCCTTAGCACCAACATGGAAGGCGAAACAACCAACTTTTACATCTACCGAAAAATAAAAGATTTCCCAATAAGCATATCTACTATTGCCAGGGGAGTTGGCTTTGGCGATGAGCTCGAATACACCGACGAGATAACGCTTGGCCGTTCCATTAAAAATAGAATGCCCTTCGAGAAAACCTTTGGCGATAACCATTAA
- a CDS encoding SEL1-like repeat protein — MKIKSATILLAFIAASLSLFAQKPSNATLNFREGLRKYVKKDYTTAFEYFKRASDDGESNGDLYLGTMYFNGYGVAKDYNKAFEWYMQAASRFNSQGQLQVGLMYYEGIVVKKSAEKASEWILRSAQQGNTDAQYLYGCMLKNGDGVAKDYAKAAEYLQLSVGGGNSDAQVALGELYLKGLGVTPDNLKALELFTSAGNSKNPEAYLWLSQMYQKGDGVAKDKKMAIDYLTMAANLDYPKAQFELALQYLNEVKDNRTGTTWLLKAGANSYPEAEFYIGQLLEKGSVFPKDIRQAEDWYTRAAEHGHVGAQYSLGMLLLNGKGVESNTEKGKSWLEKAAGNGYQPAIDALKDTAKK, encoded by the coding sequence ATGAAAATCAAAAGCGCCACCATACTGCTGGCATTTATAGCCGCTTCACTGTCCCTCTTCGCCCAAAAACCAAGCAACGCCACGCTGAACTTCCGCGAAGGCCTCCGGAAGTACGTAAAAAAGGACTACACCACCGCCTTCGAGTACTTTAAAAGAGCCTCGGACGATGGCGAGTCGAACGGCGACCTGTACTTAGGCACCATGTACTTCAACGGCTACGGCGTCGCCAAAGACTACAACAAGGCGTTCGAATGGTACATGCAGGCGGCAAGCCGCTTCAACAGCCAAGGGCAGCTTCAGGTTGGGCTCATGTACTACGAAGGAATAGTGGTGAAGAAGAGTGCAGAGAAAGCTTCAGAATGGATACTTCGCTCTGCCCAGCAAGGCAACACCGATGCGCAGTACTTGTACGGCTGCATGCTTAAGAATGGCGATGGAGTGGCAAAAGATTACGCCAAGGCAGCCGAATACCTGCAGCTATCGGTTGGGGGCGGCAACTCCGATGCGCAGGTTGCCCTCGGAGAACTTTACCTTAAAGGACTAGGCGTCACTCCGGACAACCTTAAGGCCCTAGAGCTATTTACCAGCGCTGGGAATAGCAAGAATCCTGAGGCATACCTTTGGCTTAGCCAAATGTACCAAAAAGGAGATGGCGTAGCGAAGGATAAGAAAATGGCAATCGACTACCTTACCATGGCAGCCAACCTCGACTATCCCAAAGCGCAGTTCGAGCTTGCCCTGCAATACCTTAACGAAGTAAAGGACAACCGCACAGGAACGACCTGGCTGCTAAAGGCTGGAGCCAACAGCTACCCCGAGGCTGAATTCTATATCGGACAGCTGCTCGAAAAAGGATCTGTATTCCCCAAAGACATACGTCAAGCCGAGGATTGGTACACCAGAGCCGCCGAACATGGTCATGTAGGAGCCCAGTACAGCCTTGGCATGCTTCTACTGAACGGGAAAGGGGTAGAATCCAACACCGAAAAGGGGAAAAGCTGGCTCGAAAAAGCTGCCGGCAATGGCTATCAACCCGCTATTGATGCCCTAAAAGATACGGCGAAAAAATAG
- a CDS encoding sodium:solute symporter yields the protein MSPLFIALIIAIYFAGLVLISYLTTRKVDSLSFFNGNRKSPWYIVAIGMIGTSISGVTFISVPGWVMTSQFSYLQMVLGYLLGYFVIANVLLPLYYRLNLTSIYTYLQQRFGFWSYKTGASFFLLSKLLGASVRLFLVSMVLQTLVFDPLGVPFWATVAGTIGLIYIYTFKGGIKTIIWTDLAQTVAMISGMVLALFLIKDAMSFSFSEMVSTVANSKLSRVWFFDDPNSELYFWKQFLGGAFTTIVMTGLDQDMMQKNLSCRSLKDAKKNMYTYGFMFLPINLLFLSLGALLGIFAMTHGVAIPDKTDTLFPMLATGGYFHASLGIVFIIGIIAAAYSSADSALAALTTSFTLDILESNRHSAERMKRTRSIVHLCMSVAVIVVILLFKMLNNDAVVKAVFVIAGYTYGPLLGLYAFGLFTKYPVRDRIVPYIAVAAPVICYILSANSTVWFNGYKFGFELLIINGAIVFVGLLVTSIGLTKRG from the coding sequence ATGTCACCACTGTTTATTGCGCTAATTATTGCTATCTACTTTGCAGGGCTGGTGCTGATTTCGTACCTCACAACGCGTAAAGTTGACTCGCTAAGCTTTTTCAACGGAAACCGAAAATCGCCTTGGTATATTGTTGCCATAGGGATGATCGGTACATCTATCTCGGGGGTAACCTTTATTTCGGTGCCCGGTTGGGTAATGACCAGCCAGTTCTCCTACCTTCAAATGGTGCTGGGGTATCTGCTGGGCTACTTTGTGATTGCCAATGTGCTACTGCCGCTCTACTACCGGCTCAACCTTACCTCCATATACACCTACCTGCAGCAGCGGTTTGGCTTTTGGTCGTACAAAACGGGGGCTTCTTTCTTCTTGCTCAGCAAGCTGCTGGGGGCTTCGGTTCGTCTCTTCCTTGTGTCGATGGTGCTGCAAACGCTGGTTTTCGACCCTCTTGGCGTTCCGTTTTGGGCCACCGTTGCCGGAACCATTGGGCTGATTTACATCTACACGTTTAAGGGCGGCATTAAAACGATCATTTGGACAGATTTGGCGCAAACCGTGGCCATGATTTCGGGGATGGTGCTTGCGCTGTTCCTTATTAAGGATGCGATGAGTTTCTCGTTTTCCGAGATGGTGTCGACCGTTGCCAACAGCAAGCTCTCGCGCGTGTGGTTTTTCGACGATCCCAACTCGGAGCTCTACTTCTGGAAGCAGTTTCTTGGTGGCGCATTTACCACCATCGTTATGACGGGGCTCGACCAGGACATGATGCAGAAGAACCTCTCGTGCCGCAGCCTGAAGGATGCCAAGAAGAATATGTACACCTACGGCTTCATGTTCCTTCCGATAAACCTGCTCTTCCTTTCGTTGGGCGCGCTTTTAGGAATTTTTGCCATGACGCATGGCGTTGCCATACCCGACAAAACCGATACGCTTTTCCCCATGCTGGCAACCGGAGGCTACTTCCACGCCTCGCTCGGCATTGTGTTTATTATTGGGATTATTGCGGCCGCCTACTCGAGCGCCGACTCGGCCCTTGCCGCGCTCACCACCTCGTTTACGCTGGACATCCTCGAATCGAACCGCCACAGCGCCGAACGGATGAAGCGAACCCGATCGATCGTGCACCTCTGCATGTCGGTTGCGGTTATCGTCGTGATTTTGCTCTTTAAGATGCTCAACAACGACGCGGTGGTTAAGGCGGTATTCGTTATCGCCGGATACACCTACGGTCCGCTGCTGGGGCTTTACGCCTTTGGGCTCTTTACCAAGTACCCGGTTCGCGATCGAATCGTTCCCTATATTGCCGTCGCCGCACCCGTTATCTGCTATATCCTTAGCGCCAACTCTACGGTTTGGTTCAACGGCTACAAGTTCGGCTTCGAGCTGCTGATTATTAACGGGGCGATTGTCTTCGTCGGGTTGCTGGTTACCAGCATCGGGCTTACCAAGCGCGGATAA
- a CDS encoding DUF6261 family protein gives MKTKSIHFAALQVGEVFSFILQVVAIFRSSDSLNARLHERVEGLSKTIVEMEGVISRASFAVEGKKRKATDSKRDSEYLCFKSFIEAFIHSTNPAINEAANLIFATLKEAGSVQRLKLDKETSAIYGLNSLFSTNERYIAALKTLNGRSQWDVVMAAQLEFEEESKMLGAVKVKEAEPLSAYKLSVVARRQCADILEMLNALNLVDPRPEYDELVARVNLEIDTVMQQVRTRKTLAAKAKKKAEGDAEEKES, from the coding sequence ATGAAAACGAAATCAATCCATTTTGCGGCCCTTCAAGTTGGAGAGGTATTCAGCTTCATCCTGCAGGTTGTCGCCATTTTTCGCTCGAGCGATAGCCTTAACGCTAGGCTGCACGAGCGGGTAGAGGGGCTTTCGAAGACCATTGTTGAGATGGAGGGGGTTATTTCGAGGGCCTCCTTTGCCGTCGAAGGTAAGAAAAGGAAGGCGACGGATTCGAAGCGCGATAGCGAATACCTCTGCTTTAAAAGCTTTATAGAGGCGTTTATCCATAGCACCAACCCGGCCATCAACGAGGCGGCCAACCTCATCTTTGCAACGCTTAAGGAAGCCGGAAGCGTGCAGCGCTTGAAGCTCGACAAGGAAACCTCGGCGATATACGGGCTGAATAGCCTATTCTCCACCAACGAGCGGTACATCGCAGCGCTGAAAACGCTCAACGGCCGCTCGCAGTGGGATGTGGTAATGGCCGCACAGCTGGAGTTCGAGGAGGAGTCTAAAATGCTAGGTGCGGTAAAGGTTAAGGAGGCGGAGCCGCTTTCGGCCTACAAGCTATCGGTGGTGGCCCGCAGGCAGTGCGCCGACATCCTGGAGATGCTCAACGCGCTCAACCTGGTAGATCCACGTCCCGAATACGACGAGCTGGTTGCCAGGGTAAACCTCGAGATTGATACCGTGATGCAGCAGGTGCGCACGCGCAAGACCCTTGCGGCTAAGGCCAAGAAGAAAGCGGAGGGCGATGCCGAAGAAAAGGAGAGCTAA
- a CDS encoding DUF2752 domain-containing protein gives MLLRLASWLQQHLFPCVFKQCFGVDCPTCGMQRAFIELLKGDMSASLGYHWALIPTLLLFAFLVLHLIFPLKYGTVVIKALFAIDVATIVLNYIFN, from the coding sequence ATGCTACTACGTCTTGCAAGCTGGCTTCAGCAGCATCTATTCCCCTGCGTCTTTAAGCAGTGCTTTGGCGTCGATTGCCCAACCTGCGGCATGCAGCGGGCTTTTATAGAGTTGCTGAAGGGGGATATGTCGGCCAGCCTTGGCTACCATTGGGCCTTAATCCCAACGCTTTTGCTCTTCGCATTCCTAGTTCTGCACCTAATCTTTCCGCTAAAATATGGAACGGTGGTCATCAAGGCCCTATTTGCGATTGATGTTGCCACCATCGTACTGAACTATATCTTCAACTAA
- a CDS encoding CCC motif membrane protein: MEEIRFQQPLPNANLVLTLAVLSLVTCCCFGLTGFVLAAIALVLANKDLRLYTENPGNYFASSYSNLSTGRVLAVISLILNSGVIVMMILKIFFAILFPFGFLNGWFDQIGCW, from the coding sequence ATGGAAGAGATTCGCTTTCAACAACCGCTCCCAAACGCCAACCTGGTGCTTACGCTTGCGGTTCTATCGCTGGTAACCTGCTGCTGTTTTGGGCTTACCGGTTTTGTTCTTGCCGCCATAGCCCTTGTGCTGGCCAATAAGGATCTTAGGCTGTACACCGAGAATCCCGGCAACTATTTTGCCAGCTCCTACAGCAACCTGTCAACCGGGCGCGTATTGGCGGTGATTTCCCTTATTCTGAACTCGGGCGTGATCGTGATGATGATCCTAAAGATTTTCTTTGCAATACTGTTCCCGTTTGGATTCCTAAACGGCTGGTTCGATCAGATAGGCTGCTGGTAG
- a CDS encoding cytidine deaminase, with protein MEKTYTFTYKEYSSLDDLPETDKKLVYCALEAQGKAYAAYSNFQVGAAILFEDGTMISGNNQENAAYPSGLCAERTAMFYAQANYPDKAIAAIAITSATAKVPNRKPVFPCGSCRQVLLESEQRNGKPIRVICYGASQIVEVPSTASLLPLHFIFEK; from the coding sequence ATGGAAAAAACGTACACCTTTACCTATAAGGAGTATTCATCGCTAGATGATTTACCTGAAACCGACAAAAAGCTGGTATACTGTGCTCTCGAAGCCCAAGGAAAGGCCTACGCGGCATACTCAAACTTTCAGGTTGGAGCGGCAATCCTTTTTGAAGATGGAACAATGATTAGCGGAAACAACCAGGAAAATGCGGCCTACCCATCGGGCTTATGCGCCGAGCGTACCGCAATGTTCTACGCCCAAGCGAACTATCCTGACAAAGCGATCGCGGCTATTGCAATCACCTCGGCCACGGCCAAAGTGCCTAACCGTAAGCCAGTATTCCCATGCGGCTCGTGCCGACAGGTGCTGCTCGAGAGCGAACAGCGCAACGGTAAACCGATAAGGGTTATATGCTACGGCGCCAGCCAAATTGTGGAGGTTCCATCAACCGCAAGCCTACTCCCACTCCACTTCATCTTCGAAAAATAA
- a CDS encoding glucosaminidase domain-containing protein, whose protein sequence is MRPLAFGAIFLLLTTVGFAQRITKEQYIEKYKGIAIEQMKKNGVPASIIMAQALIESANGNGRLAVEANNHFGIKCHKDWKGPTIHHDDDAPQECFRKYDDVRQSFEDHSTYLLSNKRYAFLFELSATDYKSWAYGLKKAGYATNPRYAEILIKQIEDNQLYLLDQGVDITFASKPSVTTNSKKRGGSKASRDEGFVVDIYNRHSTSECNGVKFVVAKDGDSIDKLADQYGLMRWQLYKYNELTADSVIRSGQRVYVQPKRNRASKGNEFYTVKEGDTMYQIAQSYGIKLKALYKKNEMKPGEEPAVGQKIYLRSFKSGKSWLERLFSGN, encoded by the coding sequence ATGCGACCATTAGCGTTTGGAGCTATTTTCCTCTTGCTAACTACCGTTGGCTTTGCCCAGCGAATAACTAAAGAACAGTATATAGAAAAGTATAAGGGTATAGCCATCGAGCAAATGAAGAAGAATGGCGTTCCGGCGTCAATCATTATGGCTCAGGCTCTCATCGAATCGGCCAACGGGAATGGTCGCCTTGCCGTAGAGGCAAACAACCATTTCGGGATAAAGTGCCACAAGGACTGGAAAGGCCCAACCATTCATCACGACGACGATGCTCCGCAGGAATGCTTCAGAAAGTACGATGATGTACGCCAGTCGTTCGAAGATCATTCAACGTACCTGCTCTCCAATAAGCGCTATGCATTTCTTTTCGAGCTCTCGGCTACCGACTACAAGTCGTGGGCATACGGGCTAAAAAAGGCTGGCTATGCTACCAATCCTCGCTATGCCGAAATCCTAATAAAGCAAATAGAGGATAATCAGCTGTACTTGCTAGACCAAGGCGTTGATATCACCTTCGCAAGCAAGCCTAGCGTTACTACAAATTCTAAGAAGAGGGGCGGCTCTAAGGCTTCTCGCGATGAGGGGTTTGTTGTAGATATCTACAACAGGCATAGCACATCGGAGTGTAATGGCGTTAAGTTTGTGGTTGCAAAAGATGGCGATTCTATTGATAAGCTGGCCGACCAGTATGGGCTAATGCGCTGGCAGCTCTATAAGTATAACGAGCTAACAGCAGATTCGGTAATTCGTTCGGGACAGCGCGTTTACGTTCAACCAAAAAGGAATAGGGCCTCCAAAGGCAACGAATTCTATACGGTTAAGGAAGGCGATACCATGTATCAAATTGCACAGAGCTACGGTATAAAGCTTAAGGCTCTTTACAAAAAGAATGAGATGAAGCCGGGCGAAGAGCCTGCTGTGGGCCAAAAGATTTACCTGCGCAGCTTTAAATCGGGCAAAAGTTGGCTCGAACGCCTTTTTAGTGGCAACTAG
- a CDS encoding DUF202 domain-containing protein, with translation MRIKIEEDVLEELNLNDALAVERTNLAVERTFLAYFRTSVVFASAGFTIIRVAALEQIEELGLLLLWVAPLILVVGIWRYIAVYRKVRKQYFRLVERIRKAKHKGGNL, from the coding sequence ATGAGGATAAAGATAGAAGAGGATGTTCTAGAGGAGCTGAACCTAAATGATGCGTTAGCCGTTGAGCGGACTAACTTGGCTGTTGAAAGAACTTTTTTGGCCTATTTCCGTACTTCTGTCGTATTCGCCAGTGCTGGTTTTACCATTATTAGGGTTGCTGCACTTGAGCAGATAGAGGAACTAGGGTTGCTGCTTCTTTGGGTTGCCCCGTTAATCTTAGTGGTTGGCATTTGGCGCTATATAGCTGTTTACCGAAAGGTTCGAAAGCAATATTTTCGATTGGTGGAGAGGATCCGAAAGGCAAAGCACAAGGGGGGAAATCTGTAA
- a CDS encoding DUF4831 family protein has translation MTKRYCLTTALLLGATIGMGQKIVNSYPISDGIKAGSYVYSLPITTLNFKVKAAHLSFKSGPYAQFAQKYLGITDAEQSDKEYYRLLSISGETREEADSQNLYVAEVAPGTDMSFLELTNQGLIIPTAFVAQTPAQPIPSKEIKIAPPFTDLGSDPSIYKEKATFFSDVKMDTAFVKVPVQKSMLVEKSPETRASDAANFIFNLRKRRVDLISGDIDNVFNNGEALKVALNEINRLEKEYLSLFIGKTYVDSLSYTFDYTPKNGSSKSSAILFRFSESKGVVADNDLSGKPVMVEVTPLNAIQQLPSNVNDKGKEAVIMARYPEVCSVKVIDGKETLFSSKAAVSQAGKVVRMPILFPQTGKK, from the coding sequence ATGACGAAAAGATATTGCTTAACAACAGCCTTACTATTGGGAGCGACAATAGGAATGGGGCAGAAAATCGTGAATTCATACCCAATATCGGATGGAATTAAAGCCGGCAGCTACGTATATTCGCTGCCAATCACAACGCTTAACTTTAAGGTGAAGGCTGCCCATCTATCCTTCAAAAGCGGTCCGTACGCACAGTTTGCTCAAAAGTACTTGGGGATTACCGATGCCGAGCAGTCGGATAAGGAGTACTACCGCCTACTAAGCATCAGCGGCGAAACCAGAGAAGAAGCCGACTCACAAAACCTATACGTTGCAGAGGTAGCACCAGGCACCGACATGTCGTTTCTTGAGCTTACCAACCAAGGGCTAATTATCCCAACAGCGTTTGTAGCCCAAACACCTGCACAGCCAATTCCTTCGAAAGAGATTAAAATTGCGCCTCCGTTTACCGATTTAGGTTCCGATCCCTCGATATACAAGGAAAAGGCAACCTTCTTTTCGGATGTAAAAATGGACACCGCATTCGTAAAGGTTCCCGTACAAAAAAGCATGCTGGTCGAGAAAAGCCCAGAAACAAGAGCTTCGGATGCGGCAAACTTCATCTTTAACCTACGCAAGCGCAGAGTCGATCTAATATCAGGGGATATCGACAACGTATTTAATAATGGCGAAGCGTTAAAGGTTGCCCTCAACGAGATTAACCGCCTCGAAAAGGAGTACTTATCGCTGTTTATCGGTAAAACCTACGTAGACTCGTTATCCTACACCTTCGACTATACGCCTAAAAACGGAAGCAGCAAATCATCGGCCATCCTATTCCGTTTTTCTGAGAGTAAAGGGGTTGTTGCCGACAACGACCTATCGGGCAAGCCTGTAATGGTAGAGGTTACCCCTCTAAACGCCATTCAGCAGCTACCTAGCAATGTAAATGACAAGGGCAAAGAAGCCGTAATAATGGCTCGCTATCCCGAAGTTTGTTCCGTAAAAGTTATTGATGGGAAGGAGACCCTATTTTCATCGAAAGCCGCCGTATCGCAAGCAGGCAAGGTTGTTCGTATGCCAATACTATTCCCTCAAACAGGAAAAAAGTAA